A genomic region of Caenorhabditis elegans chromosome V contains the following coding sequences:
- the Y49A3A.3 gene encoding tRNA:m(4)X modification enzyme TRM13 (Confirmed by transcript evidence), which translates to MELDSVKQQQQQNACCEYILPIKKRRCKMLVKKGNRFCGEHSIHDQNNTDRMVCPNDGKHTILKADLEIHLTRCNSRIRDAEYIKIDANSIRGETKRTDKIDRRATEDEICTTVHKIWKCYETDVMDRLIVEQQRNELVEQNIAQNSDLNNTKKKQLYQISSILGHIESTGLLPTCSKSCMFELGAGKGQLAYWISKAAPNGNYILMDRSGSRNKFDTAAFRENPNLSMKRFRCSIEHMDLSKIDELKNSEKILAICKHFCGSATDAGIRSLMNSGLQFNAALLIPCCHHKSRFAEYGGHDFLEKWEMNDEASFAALRYIASFATNGAVDTEATEGWKSIHPPLELGRRAKAILEIGRAIWLESVGFKTRVVEYVPPEVSPENLLILALK; encoded by the exons ATGGAATTGGATTCGGTGAAGCAGCAACAACAGCAGAACGCTTGCTGTGAATATATTCTACCAATTAAGAAGCGACGGTGTAAGATGCTGGTGAAAAAGGGAAATCGGTTCTGTGGAGAGCATTCAATTCACGATCAGAATAACACTGATCGTATGGTTTGCCCGAATGATGGAAAACATACGATTCTGAAGGCAGATCTAGAGATTCATCTGACAAGGTGTAATTCTAGAATCAGAGATGCAGAATATATCAAAATTGATGCAAATTCtattcgtggcgagaccaaacGCACCGATAAAATTGATCGAAGAGCCACTGAAGATGAGATTTGTACCACTGTGCACAAGATCTGGAAGTGCTATGAGACGGATGTAATGGATCGTTTGATTGTTGAGCAACAAAGAAATGAGCTCGTCGAGCAAAATATCGCACAAAATTCAGATCTGAACAACACGAAAAAGAAGCAATTATACCAGATTTCGTCTATTTTAG gtCACATCGAATCCACAGGGCTACTTCCAACTTGCTCCAAATCTTGCATGTTCGAGCTCGGAGCTGGAAAAGGTCAACTAGCTTATTGGATCTCCAAAGCAGCGCCAAATGGAAATTATATTCTCATGGATCGCTCTGGATCACGAAATAAATTTGATACTGCTGCATTTCGAGAGAATCCGAATTTATCAATGAAACGCTTCCGATGCTCAATTGAACATATGGACTTGAGCAAGATTGATGAGCTGAAG AACTCTGAAAAGATTTTGGCAATctgtaaacatttttgtggAAGCGCGACAGACGCTGGAATTCGATCGTTGATGAATAGTGGTCTACAATTCAACGCTGCACTTCTGATCCCTTGTTGCCATCACAAATCGCGATTCGCAGAATATGGAGGAcatgattttttggagaaatggGAAATGAATGATGAAGCTTCGTTTGCTGCACTTCGATATATTGCATCGTTTGCAACAAATGGAGCAGTTGATACAGAAGCAACTGAAGGATGGAAGTCAATTCATCCGCCATTAGAGCTTGGACGAAGAGCGAAAGCCATCCTTGAAATCGGACGAGCAATTTGGCTGGAAAGTGTTGGATTCAAGACGAGAGTTGTAGAATACGTGCCGCCAGAAGTATCACcggaaaatttattgattttagcTTTGAAATAA
- the cyn-1 gene encoding Peptidyl-prolyl cis-trans isomerase 1 (Partially confirmed by transcript evidence), producing the protein MKFLLRASSLAGQSLRFASQRPKVFFDVSIGEEPAGRVTMELFNDVVPKTAENFRALCTGEKGVGEQGVALHFKGSKFHRIIPEFMIQGGDFTRHNGTGGESIYGNKFKDENFDLKHTGPGCLSMANAGPNTNGSQFFICTVDTPWLDGGHVVFGQVTDGMSVVKKIEKMGSRSGAPAKTVTIADCGELKSE; encoded by the exons atgaaatttctacTCCGTGCCTCCTCACTTGCCGGTCAATCACTTCGATTCGCCTCTCAAAGACCGAAGGTGTTTTTCGACGTGAGTATTGGAGAAGAACCAGCAGGACGTGTCACCATGGAGTTGTTCAACGATGTTGTCCCAAAAACAGCAGAGAATTTCCGCGCATTGTGCACCGGTGAGAAGGGCGTCGGAGAGCAAGGAGTTGCACTTCACTTCAAGGGATCAAAATTCCACAGAATCATTCCAGAGTTCATGATTCAG GGAGGAGATTTCACTCGCCACAACGGAACTGGTGGTGAATCAATCTACGGAAATAAATTCAAGGACGAGAATTTCGATCTTAAGCACACCGGACCAGGATGCCTTTCAATGGCCAACGCTGGACCAAACACCAACGGATCTCAGTTTTTCATTTGCACAGTCGACACTCCATGGCTTGATGGAGGTCACGTCGTTTTCGGACAAGTCACCGACGGCATGTCTGTTGTGAAGAAGATCGAAAAGATGGGATCCCGATCCGGAGCCCCAGCCAAGACTGTCACAATCGCCGATTGCGGAGAGTTGAAGAGCGAGTAa
- the Y49A3A.4 gene encoding ShKT domain-containing protein (Confirmed by transcript evidence), with the protein MLQLFLSISLVFIHTVLSEKCADAHHDCRLIAVKCLSPNRIEQKLMEIACPLTCGYCINSKTGGTTTSTVPTDEIIKPFKCIDEADDCADRANFCQRKFYKRMMSLQCAKTCKFCVDDDEYEEEETEDSREIHISHLKSKMGEKTVQKLEELKIVDNVIDLLRNATTPTTFMEKKPRRFSKRIENISSEMTDTAECVDRASDCERNQKLCTHRAYSPLFRKICAKTCEYCTSADDIESSGEFL; encoded by the exons ATGCTTCAGCTATTTTTATCCATTTCTCTAGTATTTATCCATAcagttttgtctgaaaaatgtgcagaTGCACATCATGATTGTAGATTGATTGCTGTTAAATGTTTATCACCCAATCGAATAGAACAGAAGCTTATGGAAATTGCTTGTCCTCTTACATGTGGATATTGTATTAATTCTAAAACTGGTGGAACAACTACAAGTACAGTACCCACAGATGAGATTATCAAACCATTCAAATGTATTGATGAAGCTGATGATTGTGCAGATAGAGCCAATTTTTGTCAGAGAAAGTTCTACAAACGCATGATGAGTTTaca ATGTGCAAAAAcctgcaaattttgtgttgaCGATGACGAGTACGAAGAAGAGGAAACAGAGGATAGCCGGGAAATTCATATTTCGCATTTGAAATCCA aaatgggtgaaaaaactgttcaaaaattggaagagtTGAAAATAGTTGACAATGTGATTGATCTTCTGAGAAATGCAACAACTCCCACGACGTTCATGGAAAAGAAACCGCGAAGGTTCTcgaaaagaattgaaaatatctcaTCGGAAATGACTGATACTGCAGAATGCGTGGATCGAGCATCAGATTGTGAGAGGAATCAGAAGTTGTGCACACATAGAGCCTATTCTCCactttttcgtaaaatttgtGCGAAGACGTGTGAATATTGTACATCGGCAGATGATATTGAGTCTTCTGGTGAATTTTTATAG